The following proteins are encoded in a genomic region of Pagrus major chromosome 16, Pma_NU_1.0:
- the LOC141010497 gene encoding cytochrome c oxidase subunit 8A, mitochondrial, giving the protein MKAIQQTHRSTICSKPPKERIGPVQSFFAVCVFAVTLLGPAGWIMHHIPEYRQRSPPQQ; this is encoded by the exons ATGAAAGCCATTCAGCAAACTCACAGGTCAACCATCTGCAGCAAGCCACCAAAGGAGAGAATCGGGCCAGTG CAATCTTTCTttgccgtgtgtgtgtttgctgtgactCTCTTGGGTCCTGCTGGATGGATCATGCATCACATCCCAGAGTACCGGCAGAGATCACCTCCCCAACAATGA